A region of the Gaiellales bacterium genome:
CCGGCAAGATGCGGCGCTATCGGATCCGCATCTTGCCGGGCGACCGTGTTCGCGTGGAGCTCTCTCCGTACGATCTCGCCCGCGGACGCATCACCTATCGCCATCGCTGAAGACCCCCGTATTGCCACCACGCCAGTGCCTCGAGCTCCCTCAGTGACCCCCAACGCCGGCGGTGTCCGCCGAACGCGTCCTTCGGCTCCTGTTCCGTGCGAGTCGTGCTATCGCCCGCTCGCAGCCGGTGAGGAACGCTGGTGCGCGAAGTGTCGGGCGCTGCGGCCCAGCCGCAAAGCACGCGTCGGCTGAGCCGGTCGTCGTGCGCGTCTCGGCGATCCTTTAGCGCGACTCGCGCAGCGCTTCGGCGTGGAACGAGGCGACCGCCTCCATCACCGCGACCATGCCGCCGTGCCGGCCGAGCTCTGCTTCGCTGATCACGCGCAGGTCGCCTCCCGCCGCCGCGACGGAGGCGCCCCAGTCGCGCAATGCGATCGTCCGCGCCTCGGATTCCGAGCCGCTGATCGCGCGGGTGTTCCAGCGCTTCGCGCCAGCGGGGCGCGCCTGGACGAAGAACAGTGGTATGCCGGGTGGGTGGGCGATATGGCGGCTCGCGGGGTGTCCGGGCCGCCCGAGTACTGGAACGGGGCGGCCCGAAGCTTCCGTGGTGCGCGCGCCGGCCGTCCCCCCGCAGGAGGTACATCGTTTCCGCGGCAGCCGGAGCGCTTGCGGCATGATCGGCGCGGTTGCAACTGGCCTATAGCCGATTTTCGCTTCATGTATGGGAAGCGGGGGAAGTGGTATAGACCGCGGAGCGTTCGGCTCACGGACATCGGCACGACCCGCTCCCGGCCCGGTGCCTGAGCAGCAAACGCTCTTGCTCGAGCCGGCCGCACGCTGTAGCGTCTCGGCATGGCGATCTCCCATGGCTCGCGGCTCGACCAGGGCATCACCCTGCCCTTCAGCTGGTTCGCGGATCCGGATGTCTTCCGGCGTGAGCAGGAGCGCATCTTCGCCCGCGCCTGGCAATACGTCGGCGTGACCGACTGGGTCTCGCGGCCGGGGGAGTACTTCACCGGCCGGCTGGGGCTCGTGCCCGTGGTGATCGTCCGCGACCACGACGGCCGGCTGAACGGCTTCGTCAACATCTGCCGGCACCGCGCCACCGAGGTTGCCCAGGGACGCGGTCGCCGCGAGACCCTGCAGTGCCCTTACCATGCCTGGACATACGGCCTCGACGGCTGCCTGCGCAACGCTCCCCGCTCCGACATGGAGCCCGGCTTCGACAAGAGCCGCTTCGGCCTGCGCCCCGTCGCGGTCGAGACCTGGGGGCCGTTCGTCTTCGCCAACCGCGACCTGGACGCACCGCCGCTGTCCGAGTTCCTCGGGGGGCTCCCGGGCATCGTCGAGGAGGCGGGCATCGACTTCGGCCGGATGGCGTTCCGCGAGCGCCAGGAGTGGGAGATCCACGCGAACTGGAAGGCGGTCGTCGAGAACTACCTGGAGTGCTACCACTGCCCGACGGCACACCCCGGGTTCTCGAAGCTGATCGACGTCGACCCGGACGCCTACCGGCTCAGCAGCGACCGCTGGTTCTCGAGCCAGGTCGGTGTGGTGCGCCAGCGTGCCCTCGACGAGGGCGGAACGCCGGACTACCGGCCGGCCGGCATGGACGTCGGGGAGGCGCACTTCCACTATCTGTGGCCGACCTTCACGGTCAACGTCTTTCCCGGCAAGCCGAACCTCGCCGCCTTCGCCTTCTACCCGATCGACGCGGAGCACACGATGACGGTCACCGACTACTTCTTCGGCGAGGATATGACCGACGAGGAGATCGTCGCGATCCAGGAGTTCGGCAACCAGGTCGGCGTGGAGGATCAGGCGCTGGTCGAGTCGATCCAGCGGGCGGCGCGCTCCGGCGGTCTCGACGAAGGGCAGCTGCTCCTGCACAGCGAGCACCTGATCCAGCACTTCCAGCGCCTGGTCGAGCAGGCGCTGGGCGATTCCGGCGAGCGGTAGGCCGGCGCCCGAGAGGGTTACCGGTTGATTGGAACGCCTGGGCCGGAGCGCGAGGCCTTTGGTACCATCGGATCGCCGGGGGGCAGTATCCCCGAACGGGTGTTGCTCGTCAGTACGGCCCACGGGCCCGGGCGCACCGGCCCACGCGGGCGGGAGAAACCTTCGGCTGACCGTCGACCCATGGCGCTCAGTCGAAAGGAGCCTGCAATGACCATCACCGCGACCAGCTTCAGCACCCGTATCCGTACGTGGCTGCTGATCGCCGGCCTCACGGCCCTGCTGATCGGCATCGGCGGCATCATCGGCGGGGGCGCGCTGTACCTGTTCGTGGCGCTGGCCGTGGTCATGAACGTGGTCGGCTACTGGTTCTCCGACCGCTTCGCCCTCAAGGCCAGCCGTGCCGAGCCGGTCGAGCCCGGCTCGGTGCCGTGGCTCGAGGCGGAGGTTCGCGACCTCGCCGCCCGTGCCGGCGTGCCGATCCCGCGCCTCTATCTGATCCCGTCCGACCAGCCGAACGCCTTCGCGACCGGCCGGAATCCGAGGCACGCCGCCGTTGCCGTCACGCGGGGGTTGTTGCACGACCTGCCGCACGACCAGGTGCGCGGCGTGCTCGCCCACGAGTTCGGCCACATCAAGAACCGCGACATCCTCGTCTCGTCGATCGCCGCCATGGTGGCGGGCGCCATCTCGGCGATCGCGAACATCCTCCAGTTCTCGTTGCTCTTCGGCGGTGACGACGACGACAACCCGCTCGGCCTGGTCGGCACGCTGGCGGCGATCATCGTGGCGCCGCTCGCGGCGATGCTGCTGCAGCTGGCGGTCTCCCGGCAGCGCGAGTTCCTGGCCGACGCGACCGGTGCGAGGCTGCTCGGCACGGCCCGGCCGCTCGCCGACGCGCTCGAGAGCCTGGAGCGCGGGGCGCAGGCGATGCCCATGGCGGTCAACGGAGCGACCGCGTCGCTCTACGCCGTCAGCCCGCTGCCGCGCGCCGGCATGGCCAGGCTGTTCATGACGCACCCGCCGATCGGCGAGCGCGTCCGGCGCCTGCGCGCGCTGGACGGACAGCCCGCCGTCCGGCTGGCCGCGTGACCGGCGGCGGGGCGGTGACGCGCACCTGTCCGATCGACGGCGCAGCGCTCGCATCGCGGGACCGATCCGGCATCGAGATCGACGAGTGCCCCGAGTGCCGGGGCGTGTGGCTCGACCGCGGTGAGCTCGAGGGTCTGATCGACCAGCGGGCCGCCGGCCTGCGGTACGTGTCGGTGTCGGCCGCTCCGGGGGCGACGGTCACGGGGCGTGCCGAGAGGTGACCCGTTGGCCGCGGTGGTGCTGCCTGCGCGCCGGGTCACATGTCGTGCGACGCGATCGCCAGCCCGGGCTCCTCGCCGGGCAGCCGGAACGGCTGGCTCCACGCCATCCGGCCGTCCGCGTCGACGACCTCGACTCGCGCCCAGCGCCAGAACTCGGGATACTCGAACCGAGCCGCCACGGCCAGACCGCCGTCTCCGCGCTCCGTGACCCCGCCGCGCCACTCCATCCGGTTCGGCGCGGCGTGCGCGCTGCACCCGTCCCACGGCCCGGAGCGCAGCCGCACGGTCGCAGCCTCGGAGCAGCGCACCTCGACCGCATCGTCCAGCACCTCGATGCCGAGCAGGCGCGGCCCGTTCGAGCCGTAGCACGCCCCATCCCGCAGCGCATCCAGGACCGCCTCGCGGCTGCGGGCCGCCGCGCACACCCACGTCCAGCCGAGGCCGCTGTCCTGCCCGGGTGAGTGGCAGTCGTCGGTGGCCACGCCGAATAGCGTCGCACCGGCCTGGAGCACGGCGTCCCAGTGCACCGTGGAGAGCCCGTTGCCCTGCTCGATCTCGGACGCTCCGTTCCAGATCTCGATCCCGGCAACCGATCCCGCGGCGGCGGCAATCTCGGCCGGCTCCAATCCGCTCCAGTATGGGTGGCACAGCACCGGGACGCCCCCATGGTCGGAGATCCACGATGCCATCTCGGCGATGCCGGGGAACGGCTCGCGCGGCTCCGGCAGCACCTCGACGCCGAGCGCCAGCGCCTCCGCCTCGCCCGCGGGGCTCGGCGACCGCGACGACAGCTCCGATGATGGGATGACGACCAGCCCGTCGCGCTCGTGCGCGGTCACGTGCCAGTGGTCGGTGATCGCAAGCACGTCGAACCCGAGTCCCGCGTAGTGCGCGCAGAGCGCATCGGGCGGCACGTCGCCGTCCGAGTTGGTCGTGTGCGAGTGAAGCTGGCAGCGAAGCCACTCGCCGCCCTCGGGAAACGGGTGCGCGGCCTCGGTCACGCCGCGTCCGTCGCGCTCCGCGGGCAGGTAGCATCGGCGCGGTGGTGAGGCTCAGCGCCATCTCTCTCGGCGACCCAGCCATCGCGCGTCTGCTCGAGGCGCAGCAGGCGGAGATGGCGTCGTATTACGGCGGCGAGGGCGGGTCGGGCGCGCCCCCGCGCGGCGACGAGTTCGTCCCACCGGCGGGGCTGTTCCTGGCGGCGTGGGACGACGGCGGCATCGTCGGATGCGGCGGCATCTGCCGGCTCGAGCCGGGCGTGGCGGAGCTGCGGCGCATGTACGTCGCCCCGGCGGGGCGTGGCCGTGGCATCGGCCGGTGCATCCTGGAGACGCTCGAGCACGAGGCCCTCGCCCTCGGGTATGCGGCGATCAGGCTCGAGACCGGGTTCCGGCAACGCGAGGCGATCGGCCTCTACGAGAGCGCCGGCTTCCGGCGCGGCGACTGCTGGGGGCCGTACCTGACGGATCCGAAGAGCGTCTGCTACGAGAAGCGGCTGACCGGCGACCCGTCCGGGTGACCCCGCCGCGAGCGCGGCGCCCGTCACTTCTCCCAGTCGCCGATCTCGTACGCCTTGCCCGGCGCCCCGCCGATCACGAGCAGCGTGGTCGGCGACGAGCCGGCTTCGAACTTTCGCGAGGTGCCCGGCTCGACGGCAACCACCGCGCCCTCACGGGCCGTGATCGCTTCGCCGTCGAGCATGACGTGAGCGGTCCCGCGATGGACGAAGTAGATCTCCTGCTGCCCTGACTCGCGCTCGTCGTGCTCGGGGATCAGCACCTTCCCCTCGTCCTTCGTGACCGCGTTGATCCCGAACGCGTTGATGCCGAAGTGATGGCGAATCGACTTCCACGTCGCCGGCCAGTCCGGCTTCACGGGCGGCACGTCGTCGACGTGCGAGATGCCCCATCCGGTTCCGCTCTGCGTGGTGCTCATGGTCGTCCCTCCAGGTGGCTGGGCCGCAGTCTCCCACACCGCGTTCAGTTCACGCGGGGATCCTCCGGCATGCGCGCGAGCAGCCGAAACGGGTCGCCCATCCGCTCGAGCACGGCCGACCAGAGGCGCTCGGGCTGCGAGCTGAACACGTCCTGCGCGGTCGCCCGCTCGGTGAACCAGGCCTCCTCCTCGATCTCGTCCTCCAGCTGTCCCGTGGCCCACCCGGCGTAGCCGGCGAAGACGCGGGCGCGGTTGACCGAATCGTGCAGCTCGTCCGGGTCTTCTGCAAACTCCAGCGAGGCGACCGAGTCGCAGATCGCGTCACCGCCGACCGGGTCGTTGTGGTCAGCCAGGGCGATCACCGTCTCGGGCTGGACCGGCCCGCCGATGAAGATCGGCTCGTCGTCGAGCAGGACTGCGCGGAGGTCGGGCACCGCCTCGCGCGCCTCGGTGTCGGAGGGCCGGTTGAGCACGACGCCGATCGCGCCGTCGGGCGTGTGCTCCAGGAGCAGCACGACCGTGCGCCGGAAGTTTGGATCGAGCAGGCTCGGCGCCGCGATCAGGAGACTGCCCTTGAGCGAGTCGTGCTCCATGCCTGCATGTTACGGCTGGGCAACCAGCGCCGCGCCGTCCGGCGGGCTGCTCAGGAGGCCCTGTGACTGCATCCACCGGCCGAACCGGGTCCACGCCGGAGCGCTGGGGGCGGCGACGCCCAGCAGCGGCAGCGTCTCGCGCACGGAGAGCGCCAGCGCGTCGCGGTAGTCGCGGGAGGCGTGGCGCCGCATGACCGCGATCGCCGCCGCCGGGTGGGCCTTCGCATATGCCGTGCCGGCCGCCAGCCCGCGGACGAAGCGCCGCACCCTCGCGCGGTATCCGGCGTCGTCGTCGAGCCGCTCGCTGTTCGCCACGACGACCAGCTCGTCGTACCGCGGCACGCCGTAGCGGTCGACCGGAAAGACCACCGGGTCGACCCCCCGAGCGGCGAGCTGTGCGCCCTCGATGTTGCGGTAGACGCCGATCACCGCGTCCACCTTGTGCGCAAGCAGGGCCGGGACGAGATTGAAGCCGACGGTCACCCGGTGGACGTCGGTTGCGGGGTCGAGGCCCGCGTGGCGAAGGACCGCGTCGAGGTACGCGTTGGTCGAGTCGCTGCCGTCCACCCCGATCGTCTTGCCGCGCAGCCCGGCCGGTGTCGCGATGCCCTCGCCACCGCGGGCGATGATCGAGTTCAGCGCGGACGGGATGACCGTGGCGACGGCGACCACGGGCGCATGCTGCTGCTGGGCGAAGAGCAGCTCGGGCTCGTACGAGATGCCGATGTCCGTGCGCGAGGCGGCGACGTACTTGACGGGGTCGGAGATGTCCGTCGGCTGGTGCGCCGTGACGTCGAGATGCTGACGTGCGAACAGCCCGCGGTCGATCGCCGTGTAGAGCCCGACGTGGTCGGGGTTCGGGTACCAGTCGAGCTGAACGGTGACGCCCTGCGTGACTCCGCTCGAGCCGGTGTGCGCGCCGGCGGTGCTGCACGATGCGGCAACGGCGAGGAGGACGAGGAGAGGGAGGAACGGTCGTCGCATGCTTGCATCCCTTCGCCGGCATGATCCGGATCAGGTTCGGCGGGTCGGCGCGTGCGCCCTCTCAGCCCCGGCGGGGCTCCCCGGCAAACGGTTACGCCGTCAGCTTACCCCTCCCGCGCCCAGGGCAGCGCGACGCGCTCGAGCAGAACGACGGCGCCGAACAGGGCCAGCGCAAGCGCCGCGAGCATCACCACCGCGGCGCCGACGAGGCCGGTGTCGAGCTGGTCGTGCATCGAGTCGGCGAGGCCGCCCGACCCGCCGGCGTACTCGGCGAACAGCGCCGCGACGGCCGCGTAGGCGGCGGCGATGCGGGCGCCGGAGAAGATGCGCGGGGCGGCCCAGGGCAGCTCCACCCGCCAGAAGATGGCGCGGGGGGAGGCATTGAGCGTGCGCATGGTGCGCCGGAGGTCGGCGGGGGCGGAGGCGAACCCGTCCAGCGCGCTGACGGTCACGGGCAGGAAGCAGACCAGCGCGACGATCAGCACCTTCGGGGCCAGCCCGAACCCGAGTCCGATCACGAGCAGCGGTGCGATGGCGACGACGGGGATGCTCTGCGACGCGACCAGCAGCGGATAGACGGCCCCCCGCAGCCACCGGATGCGGTGCAGCAGGATCGCGGCGGCCAGGCCGCCGGCGACCGCGGCCGCGAAGCCGGCCAGCATCTCGCGCAGCGTCACGAGGCCCTCCGACGCGAACGTCGAGCGCTCGTCCCAGAGGGCGCGCGCGATGTCGCTCGGCGCCGGGGCGACATAGTCAGGGACGTCGCGAAGGTCGATCCACGCCTGCCATGCGGCCACGATCGCGATCAGCGCCGGAACCCAGGCGAGCCGTCTCATCCGCGCAGCGCCTCCAGTACCTGGTCGCGGCTCACGTCCGCGGAGGCCGCTTCCAGGACGACCCGTCCCGGCCGCCGGGAGAGCACTGCGATGCGCGGGCACGTGCGCAGCGCCTCGTCGACGTCGTGGGTGAC
Encoded here:
- the infA gene encoding translation initiation factor IF-1, with translation MSAKEDKIELEGEITESLRGSMFRITLENGHDTVGYLSGKMRRYRIRILPGDRVRVELSPYDLARGRITYRHR
- a CDS encoding aromatic ring-hydroxylating dioxygenase subunit alpha, with the protein product MAISHGSRLDQGITLPFSWFADPDVFRREQERIFARAWQYVGVTDWVSRPGEYFTGRLGLVPVVIVRDHDGRLNGFVNICRHRATEVAQGRGRRETLQCPYHAWTYGLDGCLRNAPRSDMEPGFDKSRFGLRPVAVETWGPFVFANRDLDAPPLSEFLGGLPGIVEEAGIDFGRMAFRERQEWEIHANWKAVVENYLECYHCPTAHPGFSKLIDVDPDAYRLSSDRWFSSQVGVVRQRALDEGGTPDYRPAGMDVGEAHFHYLWPTFTVNVFPGKPNLAAFAFYPIDAEHTMTVTDYFFGEDMTDEEIVAIQEFGNQVGVEDQALVESIQRAARSGGLDEGQLLLHSEHLIQHFQRLVEQALGDSGER
- a CDS encoding zinc metalloprotease HtpX gives rise to the protein MTITATSFSTRIRTWLLIAGLTALLIGIGGIIGGGALYLFVALAVVMNVVGYWFSDRFALKASRAEPVEPGSVPWLEAEVRDLAARAGVPIPRLYLIPSDQPNAFATGRNPRHAAVAVTRGLLHDLPHDQVRGVLAHEFGHIKNRDILVSSIAAMVAGAISAIANILQFSLLFGGDDDDNPLGLVGTLAAIIVAPLAAMLLQLAVSRQREFLADATGARLLGTARPLADALESLERGAQAMPMAVNGATASLYAVSPLPRAGMARLFMTHPPIGERVRRLRALDGQPAVRLAA
- a CDS encoding zf-TFIIB domain-containing protein, which codes for MTRTCPIDGAALASRDRSGIEIDECPECRGVWLDRGELEGLIDQRAAGLRYVSVSAAPGATVTGRAER
- a CDS encoding CehA/McbA family metallohydrolase, with amino-acid sequence MTEAAHPFPEGGEWLRCQLHSHTTNSDGDVPPDALCAHYAGLGFDVLAITDHWHVTAHERDGLVVIPSSELSSRSPSPAGEAEALALGVEVLPEPREPFPGIAEMASWISDHGGVPVLCHPYWSGLEPAEIAAAAGSVAGIEIWNGASEIEQGNGLSTVHWDAVLQAGATLFGVATDDCHSPGQDSGLGWTWVCAAARSREAVLDALRDGACYGSNGPRLLGIEVLDDAVEVRCSEAATVRLRSGPWDGCSAHAAPNRMEWRGGVTERGDGGLAVAARFEYPEFWRWARVEVVDADGRMAWSQPFRLPGEEPGLAIASHDM
- a CDS encoding GNAT family N-acetyltransferase; the protein is MRLSAISLGDPAIARLLEAQQAEMASYYGGEGGSGAPPRGDEFVPPAGLFLAAWDDGGIVGCGGICRLEPGVAELRRMYVAPAGRGRGIGRCILETLEHEALALGYAAIRLETGFRQREAIGLYESAGFRRGDCWGPYLTDPKSVCYEKRLTGDPSG
- a CDS encoding cupin domain-containing protein, which gives rise to MSTTQSGTGWGISHVDDVPPVKPDWPATWKSIRHHFGINAFGINAVTKDEGKVLIPEHDERESGQQEIYFVHRGTAHVMLDGEAITAREGAVVAVEPGTSRKFEAGSSPTTLLVIGGAPGKAYEIGDWEK
- a CDS encoding YqgE/AlgH family protein; its protein translation is MEHDSLKGSLLIAAPSLLDPNFRRTVVLLLEHTPDGAIGVVLNRPSDTEAREAVPDLRAVLLDDEPIFIGGPVQPETVIALADHNDPVGGDAICDSVASLEFAEDPDELHDSVNRARVFAGYAGWATGQLEDEIEEEAWFTERATAQDVFSSQPERLWSAVLERMGDPFRLLARMPEDPRVN
- a CDS encoding ABC transporter substrate-binding protein; amino-acid sequence: MRRPFLPLLVLLAVAASCSTAGAHTGSSGVTQGVTVQLDWYPNPDHVGLYTAIDRGLFARQHLDVTAHQPTDISDPVKYVAASRTDIGISYEPELLFAQQQHAPVVAVATVIPSALNSIIARGGEGIATPAGLRGKTIGVDGSDSTNAYLDAVLRHAGLDPATDVHRVTVGFNLVPALLAHKVDAVIGVYRNIEGAQLAARGVDPVVFPVDRYGVPRYDELVVVANSERLDDDAGYRARVRRFVRGLAAGTAYAKAHPAAAIAVMRRHASRDYRDALALSVRETLPLLGVAAPSAPAWTRFGRWMQSQGLLSSPPDGAALVAQP
- a CDS encoding ABC transporter permease subunit → MRRLAWVPALIAIVAAWQAWIDLRDVPDYVAPAPSDIARALWDERSTFASEGLVTLREMLAGFAAAVAGGLAAAILLHRIRWLRGAVYPLLVASQSIPVVAIAPLLVIGLGFGLAPKVLIVALVCFLPVTVSALDGFASAPADLRRTMRTLNASPRAIFWRVELPWAAPRIFSGARIAAAYAAVAALFAEYAGGSGGLADSMHDQLDTGLVGAAVVMLAALALALFGAVVLLERVALPWAREG